A single Anopheles maculipalpis chromosome 3RL, idAnoMacuDA_375_x, whole genome shotgun sequence DNA region contains:
- the LOC126565989 gene encoding aspartate--tRNA ligase, mitochondrial — MVCPIANAAVKFPFGCGATFLRKAKAFDKLSLHQYCALRTHDRIPLNEQQRRDFNTSTIRNQLNEMKTQSSQQKDPLPSPSINQFTTRSHNCGELRLSHVGQEVTLCGWLEYSRMNKFFTLRDGYGTVQALIPEDVYQRFNLDGLAFESILRVSGTVQSRPEGQANRTLPTGEIEIHVSGLEVLNEAKKRLPINVKEYNRAKENLRLEHRYIDLRNRDLQHNLRLRSQVIMKMRECMINEYGFVEVETPTLFRRTPGGAQEFVVPSRKAGHFYSLVQSPQQFKQMLMVGAIDRYFQIARCYRDESTRPDRQPEFTQLDIELSFTDREKVIALIEQVLMQSWPYADNPIRGPFPRMTLAEAMERFGSDKPDTRFGYELQNFSEMLALQLIPPAGVHQQDFRAYGILVRAEEARNLPAGLKKSLEEIAKKSNFCKFTQSKVTPDWSSGPIVRLLGKEAAEALCNRMSLQPDDLLLLGWGKQTYVQNMMGRIRLAAYEALEERNLVPKRQSHAHNFLWVVDFPMFSENEETGQIESTHHPFTAPHPEDASALSALNLSDIYNIRSLAYDLVWNGVEVGGGSIRIHNSQLQRTVLKDVLKIEHAHLHHLLEALESGAPPHGGFAIGLDRYVALLCNAASIREVIAFPKSLDGKDPLSKAPVPISEEEKRIYHIRVVE, encoded by the exons ATGGTCTGTCCTATCGCAAACGCTGCAGTTAAATTCCCCTTCGGATGTGGGGCTACCTTCCTTCGCAAAGCAAAGGCTTTCGATAAGCTATCATTGCATCAGTATTGTGCTCTGCGAACG cATGACCGCATTCCTCTAAACGAACAGCAAAGGCGTGATTTCAATACATCCACGATACGAAATCAActaaacgaaatgaaaacacaATCGTCCCAACAAAAAGATCCGTTGCCTTCACCGAGCATAAATCAGTTCACTACACGTTCACATAACTGTGGGGAATTGCGACTATCACACGTAGGACAGGAAGTCACACTTTGCGGATGGCTCGAGTATTCCCGCAtgaacaaattcttcactctGCGTGATGGTTACGGAACCGTGCAAGCTCTCATTCCGGAGGATGTATACCAAAGGTTCAACTTGGATGGATTGGCATTCGAATCGATCCTACGCGTATCGGGAACGGTTCAGTCACGTCCCGAAGGTCAAGCCAACCGTACCTTACCCACGGGTGAGATAGAAATTCACGTGAGCGGGCTGGAAGTGTTGAACGAAGCGAAAAAACGACTTCCAATCAACGTGAAGGAATATAATCGTGCGAAGGAAAATCTTCGTCTCGAGCACCGGTACATCGATCTGCGAAACCGAGACCTGCAGCACAATCTACGGCTCCGATCGCAGGTGATCATGAAGATGCGTGAATGTATGATCAATGAGTATGGGTTTGTGGAGGTCGAAACACCCACCTTGTTTCGCAGAACGCCTGGG gGTGCACAAGAGTTTGTAGTCCCATCGCGGAAAGCTGGCCATTTCTACTCACTCGTGCAAAGTCCGCAACAGTTCAAGCAGATGCTGATGGTTGGAGCAATCGATCGATATTTTCAAATTGCACGCTGCTATCGTGACGAATCGACCCGGCCCGATCGGCAGCCCGAATTCACTCAACTGGATATTGAGCTGTCTTTCACCGATCGTGAAAAGGTGATTGCTTTGATCGAACAGGTGCTAATGCAATCGTGGCCATACGCTGACAATCCCATTCGCGGTCCGTTCCCTCGTATGACGCTAGCCGAAGCGATGGAACGGTTCGGGAGCGATAAGCCCGATACACGATTCGGATACGAGTTGCAAAACTTCAGCGAGATGCTTGCTCTGCAATTAATTCCCCCAGCTGGAGTGCATCAGCAGGATTTTAGAGCGTACGGAATCCTTGTTCGGGCCGAGGAAGCCCGAAACTTACCAGCTGGATTGAAAAAATCATTGGAAGAAATAGCAAAGAAGagtaatttttgtaaatttactCAAAGCAAGGTAACACCAGACTGGAGTTCAGGACCGATTGTTCGATTGCTTGGAAAGGAAGCAGCCGAAGCACTGTGCAATCGAATGTCCTTACAACCGGACGATCTATTGCTTCTTGGCTGGGGAAAGCAAACCTATGTG CAAAACATGATGGGAAGAATTCGCTTGGCTGCCTACGAAGCTTTGGAAGAGCGAAATCTCGTACCAAAACGGCAGTCCCATGCACATAACTTCCTCTGGGTGGTAGATTTCCCCATGTTCAGTGAGAACGAAGAAACGGGCCAAATCGAAAGCACACACCATCCATTTACGGCACCACACCCGGAAGATGCTTCTGCATTGAGCGCACTAAACCTCAGCGACATTTACAACATTCGCTCGCTAGCTTACGATCTTGTGTGGAACGGTGTGGAGGTTGGTGGTGGATCGATCCGTATCCACAACAGTCAGCTACAGCGAACGGTTCTAAAGGATGTGCTAAAGATCGAGCACGCTCATCTCCATCATCTTCTGGAGGCGCTGGAAAGTGGTGCACCACCACACGGTGGCTTTGCGATCGGCCTCGACCGGTACGTCGCTTTACTGTGCAATGCGGCATCCATCCGGGAGGTGATTGCATTCCCCAAAAGCCTCGACGGCAAGGATCCACTGTCGAAAGCACCTGTCCCTATTAGCGAAGAAGAGAAGCGGATCTACCACATCCGGGTGGTAGAATAA
- the LOC126564505 gene encoding diacylglycerol O-acyltransferase 1 isoform X2 yields the protein MSGETHAATEENKVRYRRTQSVTRAEEITKKESEQRKSQPDKPCHRPRDSLFSWSSGFDNFTGLVNWGFLLLTMGGIRLVLENFIKYGIRVDPVQWFTVLTGKGEGEGYPSLLLVSYSLVPVMICLMMERSLASDIIPESAGMTVHIINIIVLVLIPMVVIHVKGHIFSLVGAMTVCFIYCILFLKLWSYVQVNLWCRTEKKQHRHSRSGRRQSITIAQLQNGRDQEAERTANGNATGYCNDKDKVPDLIHYPDNLHPVDLFYFLLAPTLCYELNFPKTNRIRKRFLIKRMLEVVIGVHIVMGLFQQWMIPSVRNSLVPFSNMDLTKTAERLLKLAIPNHLMWLCFFYLTFHSFLNLMGELLHFADRNFYSDWWNANNIDTFWRTWNMPVHKWCVRHLYIPVVELGYSKVAASVIVFFFSAFFHEYLVSVPLKTFKVWAFTGMMAQIPLSFVAKYMETNYGPRWGNMLVWASIILGQPLAIMMYYHDFVITNYNDVLV from the exons ATGTCGGGCGAAACACATGCTGCAACCGAGGAAAATAAGGTCCGGTACCGACGGACGCAAAGCGTTACCCGTGCGGAAGAGATCACCAAAAAGGAGTCGGAACAGCGCAAATCACAACCGGACAAACC ATGCCACCGACCGCGGGATTCGCTGTTCTCCTGGAGCTCCGGTTTCGACAATTTCACCGGTCTAGTCAATTGGGGCTTTCTGCTGCTCACGATGGGAGGCATTCGGTTGGTGCTCGAGAACTTTATCAA ATACGGTATTCGCGTTGATCCGGTACAGTGGTTTACGGTTCTTACTGGGAAGGGTGAAGGTGAAGGTTATCCATCGCTGTTGCTTGTGAGCT ACTCTCTGGTGCCGGTGATGATCTGCCTGATGATGGAACGATCTCTAGCGAGCGACATTATTCCCGAAAGTGCCGGAATGACGGTacacatcatcaacatcattgTGCTGGTGCTGATCCCGATGGTTGTGATACACGTGAAGGGACATATATTTAGCTTAG TGGGAGCTATGACGGTATGTTTCATCTATTGCATACTGTTCCTAAAGCTTTGGAGCTACGTGCAGGTGAATTTGTGGTGTCGCACGGAAAAGAAGCAGCACCGACACAGTCGTTCCGGTCGGCGACAAAGCATCACGATAGCTCAGTTGC AGAATGGACGGGATCAGGAAGCAGAACGGACGGCAAACGGTAACGCGACCGGTTATTGCAACGATAAGGACAAAGTACCGGACCTGATACACTACCCGGACAATCTGCATCCGGTCGATCTGTTCTACTTCCTGCTGGCGCCCACCCTTTGCTACGAGCTTAACTTCCCCAAGACGAACCGGATCCGGAAGCGGTTCCTGATCAAGCGCATGCTGGAGGTGGTGATCGGTGTGCACATCGTGATGGGACTGTTCCAGCAGTGGATGATCCCATCGGTGCGGAACTCGCTCGTACCGTTTTCAAACATGGATCTCACGAAAACGGCCGAACGATTGCTGAAACTTGCC ATTCCAAACCATCTGATGTGGTTGTGCTTCTTCTACCTAACGTTCCATTCCTTCCTGAACCTAATGGGGGAGCTGCTACACTTTGCCGACCGTAACTTCTACAGCGACTGGTGGAACGCGAACAATATTGACACGTTCTGGCGCACCTGGAACATGCCCGTGCACAA ATGGTGCGTACGCCATTTGTACATACCGGTGGTGGAGCTAGGCTACTCCAAGGTGGCCGCCTCGGTGattgtcttcttcttcagtGCCTTCTTTCACGAGTATCTCGTAAGTGTGCCGCTCAAAACGTTCAAGGTGTGGGCCTTCACCGGTATGATGGCGCAGATTCCGCTCTCGTTCGTCGCCAAGTACATGGAGACGAACTACGGTCCACGGTGGGGCAATATGCTCGTGTGGGCTTCAATTATCTTGGGCCAGCCGCTCGCGATCATGATGTACTATCACGACTTTGTCATCACCAACTACAACGATGTGCTGGTGTAG
- the LOC126564505 gene encoding diacylglycerol O-acyltransferase 1 isoform X1, with protein sequence MSGETHAATEENKVRYRRTQSVTRAEEITKKESEQRKSQPDKPCHRPRDSLFSWSSGFDNFTGLVNWGFLLLTMGGIRLVLENFIKYVLAMMPPDYVHFLTVVFDLVRYGIRVDPVQWFTVLTGKGEGEGYPSLLLVSYSLVPVMICLMMERSLASDIIPESAGMTVHIINIIVLVLIPMVVIHVKGHIFSLVGAMTVCFIYCILFLKLWSYVQVNLWCRTEKKQHRHSRSGRRQSITIAQLQNGRDQEAERTANGNATGYCNDKDKVPDLIHYPDNLHPVDLFYFLLAPTLCYELNFPKTNRIRKRFLIKRMLEVVIGVHIVMGLFQQWMIPSVRNSLVPFSNMDLTKTAERLLKLAIPNHLMWLCFFYLTFHSFLNLMGELLHFADRNFYSDWWNANNIDTFWRTWNMPVHKWCVRHLYIPVVELGYSKVAASVIVFFFSAFFHEYLVSVPLKTFKVWAFTGMMAQIPLSFVAKYMETNYGPRWGNMLVWASIILGQPLAIMMYYHDFVITNYNDVLV encoded by the exons ATGTCGGGCGAAACACATGCTGCAACCGAGGAAAATAAGGTCCGGTACCGACGGACGCAAAGCGTTACCCGTGCGGAAGAGATCACCAAAAAGGAGTCGGAACAGCGCAAATCACAACCGGACAAACC ATGCCACCGACCGCGGGATTCGCTGTTCTCCTGGAGCTCCGGTTTCGACAATTTCACCGGTCTAGTCAATTGGGGCTTTCTGCTGCTCACGATGGGAGGCATTCGGTTGGTGCTCGAGAACTTTATCAAGTACGTACTGGCAATGATGCCACCGGATTATGTTCATTTCTTAACGGTTGTGTTCGATCTCGTCAGATACGGTATTCGCGTTGATCCGGTACAGTGGTTTACGGTTCTTACTGGGAAGGGTGAAGGTGAAGGTTATCCATCGCTGTTGCTTGTGAGCT ACTCTCTGGTGCCGGTGATGATCTGCCTGATGATGGAACGATCTCTAGCGAGCGACATTATTCCCGAAAGTGCCGGAATGACGGTacacatcatcaacatcattgTGCTGGTGCTGATCCCGATGGTTGTGATACACGTGAAGGGACATATATTTAGCTTAG TGGGAGCTATGACGGTATGTTTCATCTATTGCATACTGTTCCTAAAGCTTTGGAGCTACGTGCAGGTGAATTTGTGGTGTCGCACGGAAAAGAAGCAGCACCGACACAGTCGTTCCGGTCGGCGACAAAGCATCACGATAGCTCAGTTGC AGAATGGACGGGATCAGGAAGCAGAACGGACGGCAAACGGTAACGCGACCGGTTATTGCAACGATAAGGACAAAGTACCGGACCTGATACACTACCCGGACAATCTGCATCCGGTCGATCTGTTCTACTTCCTGCTGGCGCCCACCCTTTGCTACGAGCTTAACTTCCCCAAGACGAACCGGATCCGGAAGCGGTTCCTGATCAAGCGCATGCTGGAGGTGGTGATCGGTGTGCACATCGTGATGGGACTGTTCCAGCAGTGGATGATCCCATCGGTGCGGAACTCGCTCGTACCGTTTTCAAACATGGATCTCACGAAAACGGCCGAACGATTGCTGAAACTTGCC ATTCCAAACCATCTGATGTGGTTGTGCTTCTTCTACCTAACGTTCCATTCCTTCCTGAACCTAATGGGGGAGCTGCTACACTTTGCCGACCGTAACTTCTACAGCGACTGGTGGAACGCGAACAATATTGACACGTTCTGGCGCACCTGGAACATGCCCGTGCACAA ATGGTGCGTACGCCATTTGTACATACCGGTGGTGGAGCTAGGCTACTCCAAGGTGGCCGCCTCGGTGattgtcttcttcttcagtGCCTTCTTTCACGAGTATCTCGTAAGTGTGCCGCTCAAAACGTTCAAGGTGTGGGCCTTCACCGGTATGATGGCGCAGATTCCGCTCTCGTTCGTCGCCAAGTACATGGAGACGAACTACGGTCCACGGTGGGGCAATATGCTCGTGTGGGCTTCAATTATCTTGGGCCAGCCGCTCGCGATCATGATGTACTATCACGACTTTGTCATCACCAACTACAACGATGTGCTGGTGTAG
- the LOC126565534 gene encoding ATP synthase subunit delta, mitochondrial — MSFALRSARLATLARPSIRMVQSRGYADEMAFTLAAANKVFYDSANIRQVDVPSFSGAFGILPKHVPTLAVLKPGVVTVYENEGAVKKIFVSSGTVTVNEDASVQVLAEEAHPVEDLDSSACRELLSNAQSQLSSASGDTDRAEAAIAVEVAEALVKASE, encoded by the coding sequence ATGTCGTTCGCCCTGCGTAGCGCTCGTTTGGCCACTCTGGCCCGTCCCTCCATCCGCATGGTGCAGTCGCGCGGCTATGCCGACGAGATGGCCTTCACACTGGCGGCGGCGAACAAGGTGTTCTACGACAGTGCCAACATCCGGCAGGTCGATGTACCGTCGTTCAGCGGTGCGTTCGGTATTCTGCCGAAGCACGTCCCAACTCTGGCCGTCCTGAAGCCGGGCGTTGTCACCGTGTACGAGAACGAGGGTGCCGTGAAGAAGATTTTCGTCTCCAGCGGTACCGTCACGGTGAACGAGGATGCTTCGGTGCAGGTGCTGGCAGAAGAGGCACACCCGGTGGAAGATCTCGATTCGTCTGCCTGCCGCGAGCTTCTGTCGAACGCCCAGAGCCAGCTGTCCTCTGCGTCGGGTGATACGGATCGTGCCGAAGCTGCCATTGCCGTGGAAGTCGCAGAAGCGCTTGTGAAGGCTTCCGAATAA